GCGAGGTGATCGGCATCCCGACCCTCGCGGCGACCGACCCGCAGCTGGGCGACAGCGCGGCGCCGGGCATCGGCTTCGCGATCCCCGTCTCGATGGTGCGGACGGTCGCCGACCAGATCATCAAGGACGGCCGGGTCACCGACTCGGGCCGGGCCGCGCTGGACATCACCGGCCGTACGGTCGTCGACGACTCCTACCGGCCGGCCGGGGTGGCGCTGGTGAGCGTGGAGCGCGGCGGGGCGGCGGACGAGGCGGGACTGCGGGCCGGAGACATCATCACGAAGATCGGCGACACGACCGTCGCCACCATCACGTCGCTCTCCGAGGCCCTGGCGGGCGACAAGCCGGGCGACAAGGTGAGTGTGACCTACACCCGGGGCGGCGACAGCAGGACGACCGAGGTCACGCTCGGGGAGATCTGAGTCCCGCAGGGGGCAGGGGCGGTACGGAAGGCCCGCACGGGGCGAGGGCGGTACGGGAGCCCCGCACGGCGAAGGGGCGGTACGGGAGCTCCCGTACCGCCCCTTCGCGCTGCGCTCAGGCGCCGTCGGCCTGGAGGCTCATCGGGCCGTAGATCTTGGTCGAGTCCTCGAAGAGCGTCACCTGGGCGGCGCCGCCCTCCAGGAGCTCCTTCCAGAACTCACCGATCCAGGACTCCGCGTCGCCCTGGGTGGTGAACTCCTCCGGCTGCAGGGCCGGCTCCGTCTCCGTACCGTCGGACTTCTCGAACCGCCACGTCCACGCCATGTCCGCCTCCTGGGTCGCGTTGCTGCCCGACTCCTGGGCCCGCTGCTGCTCCTGGGTCAGTTGCTGCCCGAAGCCTAGCCGGGCGCGCACCTCGCGGGGGGACGCGGGAGGATCAAGGTGTGGAACTGACTCTGCTCGGCACCGGAGCCCCCGACGGGCTGCCGCGCCCCTCCTGCCCCTGTGCCGCCTGCGCGACGGCCCGCGGCCCGTGGGCGCGCGCCGCGACCGCCCTGCTGGTCGACGACGCGCTGCTCCTCGACCTGACCCCGGGAGCGGTGTTCGCGGCCGCCCGCGCGGGCCATTCGCTGGGCGCGGTGCGCCAGGTGCTGCTGACCCATCCGCACGACGGGCCCGCCGTGGAGCTGCCGCCCACCCTGCCGCCGGCCGGGCGGGTGCCGGACGGCCAGGTGCTGACGCTGATCAGCGGGCACCGGGTGCGGGCGGTGCCGATGGACGCGCCCGGGACCGGTTACGAGGTGGGCTCCCCGGAGGGCGAGCGGCTGCTCTACCTGCCGCCGGGGGCCGCGCCCGCCGGTCTCGACGGGCGGCAGGAGAAGCCGTACGACCTGGTCGTCTGCGATGTGATCGGGCGGCCCGACGCGGTGGCGCGGCTGCGGGCGGTCGGCGCGGTCGGCCCGGCCACCGAGGTGATCGCGGTCCATCTGGACCACGACGCCCCTCCGGGTGCGGCGCTGGACAGGCTCCTCGCGGCGGCCGGGGCGCGGGCGGTGCCGGACGGGACGACGCTGGTGGTGGGCGAGTACCCGGTGGTGCCGGATGTGCCGCGCCGGCTGCTGGTGACGGGCGGTGCGCGGTCGGGGAAGTCGCTGGAGGCGGAGCGGCGTCTGGAGACGTTCCCCGAGGTCGTGTACGTGGCGACCGGCGGGCGGCGCGAAGGGGACCCGGAGTGGGCGGCGCGGGTGGGGCTGCACCGGGAGCGCAGGCCGGGCGCGTGGCGGACCGAGGAGACCTGTGAGGTCGCGGAGCTGCTGGACTCGGACGGGCCGCCGCTGCTGGTGGACTGCCTGTCGCTGTGGCTGACGGACGCGATGGACCGGGTGGAGGCCTGGGAGGACGAACGGTGGCGGCACGGCGGCGAGGAGGCGTTGCGGGCGCGGGTCGCGGAGCTGGTGGCGGCGGTGCGGGCAACCCGGCGTCAGGTGGTGCTGGTGACCAACGAGGTGGGTGCGGGGGTGGTCCCGGCGACCCCGGCGGGGCGGCGGTTCCGGGACGAGCTGGGGCGGCTGAACGCGGCGGTGGCGGCCGAGTGCGAGGAAGTGCTGCTGGTGGTGGCGGGGCAGGCGGTGG
This DNA window, taken from Streptomyces griseus subsp. griseus, encodes the following:
- a CDS encoding bifunctional adenosylcobinamide kinase/adenosylcobinamide-phosphate guanylyltransferase, with product MELTLLGTGAPDGLPRPSCPCAACATARGPWARAATALLVDDALLLDLTPGAVFAAARAGHSLGAVRQVLLTHPHDGPAVELPPTLPPAGRVPDGQVLTLISGHRVRAVPMDAPGTGYEVGSPEGERLLYLPPGAAPAGLDGRQEKPYDLVVCDVIGRPDAVARLRAVGAVGPATEVIAVHLDHDAPPGAALDRLLAAAGARAVPDGTTLVVGEYPVVPDVPRRLLVTGGARSGKSLEAERRLETFPEVVYVATGGRREGDPEWAARVGLHRERRPGAWRTEETCEVAELLDSDGPPLLVDCLSLWLTDAMDRVEAWEDERWRHGGEEALRARVAELVAAVRATRRQVVLVTNEVGAGVVPATPAGRRFRDELGRLNAAVAAECEEVLLVVAGQAVVLRG